A genomic stretch from Arachis stenosperma cultivar V10309 chromosome 3, arast.V10309.gnm1.PFL2, whole genome shotgun sequence includes:
- the LOC130965595 gene encoding pentatricopeptide repeat-containing protein At1g34160 → MASLIHVESLLQKCNSLIQIKQFQAHLITTGKFQSHPSRTKLIELCALSPAAGNLSFAAEIFRQVNAPKTNDWNAILRGLAQSPNPTNAITWFRTISRSPQKIDALTCSFALKACARALALSEGTQIHSQILRFGFDADVLLVTTLLDVYAKSGDLDAAKQVFDEMSIRDIASWNVMISGLAQGSWPNEAIDLFNRMKEEGWRPDEVTVLGALSACSQLGAVRQGEIVHRYIMDEKLDMNGIVCNAVIDMYGKCGFVDKAYLVFNKMSCKKTLITWNTMIMAFAMNGDGYKALDLLDQMVLEGMLPDDVSYLSALCACNHAGLVEEGVRLLDTMIECGVKPNVKHYGTVVDLLGRAGRLQEAYDIINSMPMIPDIVFWQTLLGASKTYGNVEMAEIASKKLVEMGSNASGDFVLLSNVYAAQQRWHDVGRVRETMKNSDVRKVPGFSYTEIDGKMHKFVNADQSHPNSKEIYMKLDEIRFKIKAYGYDAETNLVLHDIGDEDKENVLNFHSEKLAVAYSLISTRDGTPIHVIKNLRICVDCHAVLKIISKIYSREIIVRDRARFHRFKEGECSCRDYW, encoded by the coding sequence ATGGCTTCACTGATTCATGTTGAGTCACTGTTGCAGAAATGCAACTCCTTGATTCAAATCAAGCAGTTCCAAGCTCATCTCATCACCACTGGGAAATTCCAATCCCACCCTTCACGGACTAAGCTCATCGAGCTCTGCGCCCTCTCCCCTGCCGCCGGCAACCTCTCCTTCGCCGCCGAAATTTTCCGGCAAGTTAACGCTCCCAAAACCAACGACTGGAATGCCATCCTCCGAGGCCTCGCGCAAAGTCCAAATCCCACGAACGCCATCACGTGGTTCCGCACCATTTCACGCAGCCCCCAAAAGATCGATGCTTTAACGTGTTCCTTCGCACTCAAGGCATGCGCTCGTGCATTGGCACTTTCTGAAGGTACCCAAATACATTCTCAGATTCTGCGTTTTGGGTTTGATGCTGATGTGTTGTTGGTCACCACTTTGTTGGATGTGTATGCTAAAAGTGGCGATCTTGATGCTGCCAAGcaggtgtttgatgaaatgtctatACGAGACATCGCGTCTTGGAACGTGATGATTTCTGGGTTGGCGCAGGGGAGCTGGCCTAATGAAGCTATAGATTTGTTTAATAGGATGAAGGAAGAGGGTTGGAGGCCTGATGAGGTGACTGTTCTTGGAGCGCTCTCGGCTTGTTCCCAATTGGGTGCTGTGAGGCAGGGAGAGATTGTTCACAGGTACATAATGGATGAGAAGTTGGATATGAATGGGATTGTTTGTAATGCAGTCATTGATATGTATGGAAAATGTGGTTTCGTCGATAAAGCTTATTTGGTCTTCAATAAGATGAGTTGCAAGAAGACTTTAATCACTTGGAACACGATGATCATGGCGTTTGCAATGAATGGTGATGGATATAAGGCACTTGATCTGTTGGATCAAATGGTTCTAGAAGGAATGCTTCCTGATGATGTATCATATCTTTCTGCATTATGTGCATGTAACCATGCTGGTTTGGTGGAAGAAGGGGTTAGATTGCTTGATACAATGATTGAGTGTGGGGTGAAGCCTAATGTTAAGCATTATGGGACTGTGGTTGATTTGTTGGGTCGAGCAGGACGGCTCCAAGAAGCCTATGATATTATAAACTCCATGCCTATGATACCTGATATAGTATTTTGGCAAACTTTGCTTGGGGCTAGCAAGACTTATGGGAATGTGGAGATGGCAGAGATTGCGTCGAAGAAACTAGTGGAGATGGGATCTAATGCTAGTGGGGATTTCGTCTTGTTATCGAATGTTTATGCTGCACAGCAGAGGTGGCATGATGTAGGGAGGGTGAGGGAGACCATGAAAAATAGTGATGTAAGGAAGGTACCGGGATTCAGTTACACAGAGATAGATGGCAAGATGCACAAGTTCGTGAACGCTGATCAAAGTCACCCGAATTCAAAAGAGATTTATATGAAGCTGGACGAGATCAGGTTTAAGATTAAAGCCTATGGATATGATGCTGAAACTAATCTTGTCTTGCATGATATCGGAGACGAGGACAAGGAAAATGTTTTGAATTTTCACAGTGAGAAATTGGCTGTGGCATATAGTTTGATTAGTACAAGAGATGGAACACCAATTCATGTAATAAAGAACCTTAGAATATGTGTAGATTGTCATGCTGTGCTAAAAATTATATCCAAAATTTATAGTAGGGAGATCATTGTGCGCGATAGAGCACGATTTCACAGATTTAAAGAGGGTGAATGTTCTTGCAGAGATTATTGGTGA
- the LOC130965596 gene encoding uncharacterized protein LOC130965596 — protein MGATPFHHSILEVRLPKHFDKPTDMRYDGTQDPQEHLTAFEARMNLEGVRDEVRCRAFPVTLAGFAIRWFNSLPQGSVAGFSDISRAFLAQFTTRIAKTKHPINLLGVTQKADETTKKYLDRFNDECLEIEGLTDSVASLCLTNRLLNEDFRKHLTTRPV, from the coding sequence ATGGGCGCCACCCCATTCCACCATTCTATCCTCGAGGTCCGGTTGCCAAAGCACTTTGAcaaaccaacggacatgaggtatgACGGGACACAAGACCCACAGGAACACCTCACGGCCTTCGAGGCCCGAATGAACCTAGAGGGAGTGAGAGACGAGGTAAGGTGTCGCGCCTTCCCGGTCACCCTGGCAGGCTTTGCGATACGGTGGTTCAATAGCCTCCCACAGGGTTCCGTGGCTGGTTTCTCGGACATTAGCCGCGCCTTCTTAGCACAATTCACCACTAGAATCGCAAAGACAAAACACCCGATCAATCTACTTGGCGTCACTCAGAAAGCCGACGAGACGACCAAAAAATACCTAGATCGCTTCAATGATGAATGTTTGGAAATAGAGGGGTTAACGGATTCGGTGGCGAGCCTGTGCCTGACCAATAGACTTCTCAACGAGGATTTCAGAAAGCATCTCACCACTAGGCCAGTCTGA